The Ignavibacteriales bacterium DNA window TAAGACGTTAGACGGGAGAAGGGAGACGGGGGGATTGGCAGATAGCGGCTTGCAGATGGCAGACTGAGGAGGGAGTATCAAGTATAGAGTATGCGGGTAAATGAGTAGGGAGAGCAGGAGATTGCAGTTCGCAGCTGGCAGATGAGAGAATTCTGACGGCAGATAAGGAGGATTGCCTTGGGTCGAGCAGAAAAAGAAACCGAGAATGGTTCCTGTCAACGTTGATCCAACAAATCGGAGTGGCGAGCATCGCACATTCCGAGGCAGAAATTCCGAATCGGGAGCGTTCGCCAACCGGGTTTCATCTCATCCTTTTCAATCTGGCATTGATCGCATCGAGATCGAACTGGTCCGGATCGAAATCCCCGGCCCATTCCACAAGATCGCGCTCATCGGCGGTCTTCGGTCCCGAGAGAGCTGACAGGAGCATCTCGTAACCCGGTATTCCCCCGCAATCCTCCGGTGGACAGGCGCGCTCGCCCGCCAGACAGACCGGATAGCGTTTATCGGTCTCGGGCTCAGCGATCTTTTCAACCATGAGCTCGTGTTCCCATCCATCACCAAAATCATAGATGTACTTCAGGCGATCCTTTTCATCTTGTGCCACCCCACGAAGATCCACTTTCTTCACATCGAGCATTTTGCCAAGGTAATCCGGGCTCGGCTCGCCAAACGAAACCTTTCCGGCCCTGAACTCGTGCAGGTGGGCGTCCTCCCACCCCATGACTATTTGGAGAACCTGATGGAGCTTGCTGAGCTTTGTGTCGCCTGCGACAAGAAATCTTCGCCATATTGGTGGTTGGATATCGTCGAGGACTATCTTCATCTGATAAATGGAAGACTGCGAGAGAACTTTAGGAGCTTTTGGCATACGCTGGTTTCCTTACAGTATTTGTGCAACAGCTTGTTGCACAAACGATCACCTCACACGTTTCACCGATCGTGGATACGTTAAAGTTCACTGCCCCCCACGACTGAGCTTCTTTCTTGTGGTTTCGATCTCGCGGATGAGTTTTTTCTCATCCGGCAACACCAGCTTATACTCTGCTGCAAGCACCTTGTTGGGCAGGCCTTCAAGAGCGTACTTTGCAACGGCAGAGTCTTTTTCAGCGCACAGTATCAGTCCCACCGGAGGATTCTCACCATCATTGACCCAATGTTCCCGTGCATAGTTGAGGTAGAGATGCATTTGTCCGGCGTCTGCATGTGTGAACTTGCCGACCTTCAGATCGATAACGACGAGGCACTTCAGCTTACGATGGAAGAAGAGCAAATCGACACGGTACCATTCGTTTCCGACTCTGAGTCGTTTCTGTCTGCCGATGAATGCGAAGTCGCCGCCGAGCTCCAGGAGGAAACGTTCCAGGTGAAGAATCAACGCCTGTTCAAGCTCATTTTCTGAGTATTCGTCCTTAAGCCCGAGGAATTCCAGGACATATGGATCTTTGATTTCTTCTTCGGGTGTGAGCTTGTCTCCGGGTTGAGGCTTTGAACCTTTCGTCAGCATTGCCGCCTTGTTCCTGGAGAGGGCCGTCCGCTCGAAGAACTGCGCTGCAATCTGCCGATCCAACTGCCGGACTGACCATCCACCGCGGATGGCTTCGGATTCGTAGAAGGCACGTGCCTCAGGAGACTTGACGGAAAGGAGGCGAACGTACTGTGACCATGGGAGGGGAAATGCAACGCTAAGTTCTTCAAGCGTAAATTGTGCAGACGGGATCTGCATTTTCGCTGTCATCGCAGCCTCAGAATGTGCAGACAGCGTCTGCACAATTCCGGAATTGCCAGACAACGTCTGTCGTATGTAACCTGGGTTCCAGTCCAGGAAGAAAGCCCTGATCTGAAACAGATTTCGCCGACCAAACCCTCGACCGAACCGGTTTGTCAGATCCTCAGCCAATCTATCGATGACTTGTTCCCCGTACGCTGCCTTTCCGTGTCCCTGCTGTTCAAACTCCACGATCCTGCGCCCGATCTCCCAATACGTGGCTGTGAGGATGGCGTTGATGGCTCGTGCACCTGATCGCCTTGCCTGCTGCAGCAGGTCGGTGACGGAGGACAAAAGGCCATCGTACTGGCTGCCGGTTGGCAGCTGTTGTGTTTTCTTCTTTGTCATAACTATCGGATCATTGCTTTGCTGTCCTGAATATCTCCCGCGATCGCCCTGCAGCGAAGACAGAGGGCGGGTTTTCGAATGCGGAAGTGGCGTTGCCTTCCACATTTCCTGCCAAATGAGGAAAAACATTGCCTGAAAATCAACGTGCGGAAGACACGTACAAAGGGGTGTAGGTGGAAGTACGTACAAAAAAGTGAGACGTAAGATGGTAGATGTGAGACGGTAGAACGAAGAAGGGAGACGGTAGACGTAAGAAGTATGTGTGTAGATGAGTATTGGAGTGATTGGCCTTGTTAGATGGCTGATTGCAGCTGGCAGACGGCAGACGTGAGCAAGTTTCATCCTTTTCAGTCTGGCATTGATTGCATCCAGATCGAACTGGTCCGGATC harbors:
- a CDS encoding plasmid pRiA4b ORF-3 family protein; protein product: MPKAPKVLSQSSIYQMKIVLDDIQPPIWRRFLVAGDTKLSKLHQVLQIVMGWEDAHLHEFRAGKVSFGEPSPDYLGKMLDVKKVDLRGVAQDEKDRLKYIYDFGDGWEHELMVEKIAEPETDKRYPVCLAGERACPPEDCGGIPGYEMLLSALSGPKTADERDLVEWAGDFDPDQFDLDAINARLKRMR
- a CDS encoding PDDEXK nuclease domain-containing protein; this translates as MTKKKTQQLPTGSQYDGLLSSVTDLLQQARRSGARAINAILTATYWEIGRRIVEFEQQGHGKAAYGEQVIDRLAEDLTNRFGRGFGRRNLFQIRAFFLDWNPGYIRQTLSGNSGIVQTLSAHSEAAMTAKMQIPSAQFTLEELSVAFPLPWSQYVRLLSVKSPEARAFYESEAIRGGWSVRQLDRQIAAQFFERTALSRNKAAMLTKGSKPQPGDKLTPEEEIKDPYVLEFLGLKDEYSENELEQALILHLERFLLELGGDFAFIGRQKRLRVGNEWYRVDLLFFHRKLKCLVVIDLKVGKFTHADAGQMHLYLNYAREHWVNDGENPPVGLILCAEKDSAVAKYALEGLPNKVLAAEYKLVLPDEKKLIREIETTRKKLSRGGQ